In Cryptomeria japonica chromosome 1, Sugi_1.0, whole genome shotgun sequence, the sequence gccctgcGTGGTCAACAGGCATTAAAGAGCTTAATTTCAAATTGTTATACAtccattgttcatgcattaacttggatGGTGATCAGTGTTTGATGGAAACGATTTGAACATATCCAAAAtgtcccttagaagattgcactgagctggtGTCGAATTGTTCAGTCTGATGGTAAGACCCAACCCAGTAGAACTTCACCTAGTCGCTCatctatcttcttgcattctaggtcttagaatagactTTTTGAGCCCCCAAccttttgctatttctttattCTCCCGAtgagtagataggacttgagttccaacAAATTCAAACGCGCAGGCATtcgaacgtaagtccccttgtgattccagcataatcacatcataccacaaaagcttatccacacgtagagaccctacatataagaaccttggagttgcctcgattgatccttaggcgaaatcttcaacattcggggaaactttgttcaagagaggataaggtacctttgggtattttattctgtgtttgatcgtgtataaaagacacatcaacaatatTATAGGGGTAGTAAAATCTCCCTAAGCATATTTTACATTGGTATATAGTGTAAATAAATAGTGTTTTCACCTCATTCTATCTTCTATTACAGCCATTATTAATCTCTAATAGAAGGTTATTCTTAGTAGCTATCAGTTGTATAAATCTCTTGTGTAACAAGTCTCTTTTATGTTTGTGTAGACTTCATTGCAGATGATGGAACCTGTTTCTAAATTTTGACATGAATGTCTATCTCAGTTAATTCAAAATAGTTTTCTAAAATATTTACACAACATGCTTTTGTCAAGCACCATTATTTGTTATAGCTTATATTCCACAGGAAAAAACTTACTTTGACCTTCATTTGAGCGGTTTAGAGCAGCAGATACTTCTTGCCTGACAGATCGTTGTAGCTCCAACTGCATATCCATACAAGCCTCCAGCATGCGCTGCATGCTAATCATTCCTTGTTGAATTCGTGTCATCTCAGACCTTAAGTCATTTACAACTTCCCATTCCTGCAAGTGTAAGACCAAgtcaattaaaatttatattttatgtgtgTTTTTTTATTTAAAGAAACTAAATGTATTTACACACTTGGTAATACAATCAATATTGCAGAACAAACATTCTTTTATCTCCAGAAATTGTAAGCACATTTATGCTACCTATTCAAAAATTATCTATATCAATTGTGCTTATTTTGATATTGTGCATCATATGCAACCCCAAAAAGGATAAAGAATAAAATCATAATAACTCACAATGTCAGAGCGTTGTAACGGATGACGACTCCatgttgtctgtggaggtggaggCAATACTGGAGTAGCCCATGCAGTACCTTGTTGCCAAAGTGGCTGtgttggtggaggtggaggaggtggaggtggacgcAATCCAGGCACATTTGTAACATTAGTAAGACCCTCATTTCGGCTCTCAGCTTCTTGCGGCTCTGGATCTTCCTCCTGCACATTTGTGGTCCTTTGTACAGGCCTTTCTAGATCCCAGGCTACAGGGTTATGACCTTGCCTTTGTACATAGGATCTAATCAGTTGATCCAAACTTTCTCTGAATTCACTTGCCAAAACTGTCGAAACACTCCGCCTGCTCAAAGAAGAAATCAAGTTATAATATTTATGATTTTGACTTCCAAATTTCTGCAACATATCCTGAGCCTAAACAAGTATCAATCACCAATTACTCATATCAGATTCGCCAATTTAAAAGAACAAAATCAATGACTACAGAGGTTCTTGAAAACATACCTGCCTAGAAGTTCACGGAGTTCCATGTTGTATGCAGTTGTGTCCTCTGAAGGCTCAAAATCATTGACTTGTCTTCTAGTTGCAATGCCTTGCCAGGCCCTTGCTTCTCTCTGTGAAGGATGTTCCTGCCAGTCCCTTGCCACTTCCTGTGTAGCATCTTGATGCCAATCACTCTCAACATCTTGTGAAGCATTGCCTTGCCAGTCCCTGTTTACATCTTGAATGGCACCTTCTTGCCATTCTCTGTCTACGTCTTGAGTAGCATCTCCTTGCCAGTCCCTATCTGCATTCTCTGAATCATCCTGCCAGCCTCTATGTAATTCCCCTTCAGTACCTTCCAGCCTTTCCTGCACCCTTTCCACTTCAGCATTTTCTTGCCAGTTCCTATCAACATCTTGTACAGTATCTTCCTCTGAGTCTCCATCTACACCTTCCATATCAATTTCTTGTGCATCCCTTCTCACTTCGCCAATATCTCCTTCCACCTCCCCCATCTCTCTTCCAAGATCTTGCCCATTTCCAGCTTGATGACTTTCTTGCATCGTACTCTGATCTTGTAAAGTGTTTTGCAGTTCTTCCAATCTGGACTGATCATTTCTTGAAGTATTGAAGTTGCTGTCACCAGGAATATTGGAATTGTTGCTTCCAGCCCCATCAGAATGGTTAACAGCTTGACCACGAACAATATTTTCCAATCTGAATAAAAAGCTTTCCCTggttatcatttaatcatttcaatGCAAAAAGCATACACTCACACATCATGTTGTAATTCTATTAAAATTACTTAACCATATTGCAGCAACTCATACCAATCTTCTACAATCAGAAGACGGTACATTTTAAAAGGGTTCTATCTCGAAGTTTTCAGTATTATCTTCCCTAAGCATGACAAGGTTTTGAACTGCTCACATTCAACAGTTAAGAAGGATAGGCACCAATAATGCACACCCAACATACCATTTGCATATGTTAGAATCAAAGGAAGAAAACACTTCAGTAAGTATCCATACCGTAGAGCAGATACGGTCCTGCGTTGTCTTAACTGACCCAACTCCCTTGCAGCTGTTGAAGGTGGCCTCTCTTCCTCAGTTCCAGGTCCTGTACGCAGAAATCTGCCTCGAAGTAAAGACTGCAAAAGGGTATCAAAAACATTTACTGATAATGGTTTATCCAAACATGAAGAATAAAACAGTCAAATGCAGACAGCAGACTACTATTCATGCTAAAAAGTAGTTTATGCATGCATAATCACATCTAGATACCACGTATTCTGAAACATAAAAGTTAAAATTATATATACAATTATGGCATTACCTAAAGTACCCATAAATATTTGAGCATGCAAAGACAATAATGAAAATTGTAATAGtacaaataaatgaaataaaagtgCAAAGCaagcagagaagaaaaaacaaATGCCTCTGACAATTTAAAGCCACATAGAACAGTAAAAAAGACAATACATAGAATATCACCTGAAAAGCTTTCTATATATTCACAACTTCAATCTCCAGGAATCAAAAAATATTAAACTTGTGGGACTGGATCCTCAAAGAAAAAACCCAAGATGTGGTCAGAGTAATATACAAATAATAAATAATTGCAAATGAACTCAATCTAAAGATCCTATGGACCAGGAAAACAAGTCGTAGATCGTCAACAACCACTGTTATTGATGAGACATTTTACCCTTATAAAGGTCACATAAAAATGGAAAAGTACCAAAAATGTTAAAACCGTCCACTTCTGATCAAATAACCATGCAGCATGAAAATATGCATATCACACTGCTCACCTGTATCCGGTTGCGGTGTGCAAACTCTGAAACAGCTCGATGCTCCAAGAGTCCTTGAAGTTCTCTCTGTCTCTCCCTCCCGATCCTCACAAGCAAATCCATAAAAGCTTGCCTTCCTCGCAATCTTAGTGCATCCCTGTTCACATGCTCTGGCGCACGCTCCTCCATCTCAGCAACCAATCCACTTTGCGTAACTTCACGTTGTCTAGCTTGTCTTCGTACCAGACCAGGTTGAACACCATGCCTCTGAGATTGTTCCCGCCTGCTACCACGCACATCTCTCTGCTGGCTTGCTGTGTGTACCCACTCCCTGGCTAATCttactctctctctttcattttcacCAAGCAACTCTGTCCTGTGGCCACTGCCATGGGTCAAGTTAGATGAATTTTCAGTGATGCCATTTTCAGTCATCCATCCCCTTACAATTTGTCTCACCCTCTCAGTCTCACCCTCTCCAAGTTCAGGAGATTGTTCCCTACTGACATTCTCTGAATCCAACTGTCTTTCTTCCCAATCTCTATATTCCCCATGCCTGTGTCCAGCTTCAGGAGCCTCATTGTCATTTTGGTCATTTACCATCCACTGTCTGTCCCCAGAAAAATCACTACCTCCCTGTGAAACAttcatttgttgatttgattgatgtaaCAAAGTATTTACACTGCTAGTATTTGCAGTATGGTCCCTTCCACCAACACCAGCATTTTCATGATATGTTTGGTCATCTATGTGCTCCCTTTGAATTTCTGGAACCTCTGAGTGAACCATTCTTGCTCTCATTCTTCCCCTAGCACGATCAGCTCGTTGATCCTCCTCAAGCTCCCTCCACATCTGGAGGAGAGATGAAGCTCGAGTACTAGGCCTTTCAACTCTACCCTCTGATCTAGAAGCTGAAGATTCCCTGAGGAAAGATGAATCTAACATTGATACGGCATGTAGGCCTGCAAGAGCCAGTAACTCTGACTCTCGATTCTGTCTTTCCATTGTAGTGATCATCTCCTGAGCTTGTCGTGCAGCCCATCTAGCCAAGATCCTTGATTGATGTCTTCTTGCAGCAGAGGAATCTGTCAAATCTTCCTCCATTTCAGATCTGCGCCTTCTGCGCACAAGCTGATCGCCTTCCTCCTCTTCATTGTCATCATGGTCCTCATGAAAGCGGTTAATACGATCACGTCGACCATTGATTCCACTATCATGGGCAGAGCTGCAGGATGCAAGAGTCATACAGGTATGGAAATGATCCCGAACAAGCActtccaaacctcgtctaaattcCTCATGAGCATCAGATACTGACTGGGCTTCTGTTAATTGATTTATATCCTCTTTTTGCAGCAACTGTTGACGATGGATCATGTTAGCAAACCTTTCATCTGCACTGattgatccagatgccattttgatTTTACCAAGTTCTGACAACAATTTTTATCAGATAAAGAAGGGCAGCGCAAATGATAATCAATGTTATCCTTCTCAGTTCAAACCTTACAGTTTTGATCTTAATATCTGCATCAAATTTTACTGAAACCAATCAGAGGAAAGAGATTAAACAGTCTTTCTGCAAAAGTACTAAACAGAAACTAAACCTCCCTTTGCTTTCCATTTTCTTTCCTTTAAGAAATACTCTTTGACTTAATATCATTTTGGAAAGAACATAAAAGATAAAAATACAGCAGTAGAGGATCACATCCACATAAATAGTATTGTAACATCAATTTAGATTTAGAGTTGAAAAAACAAAGCTTTTGAAAACAGATTATTGAACCTGCCATTCTACACATCCCCTGGTATGAGACAAACACACTTAATTTTGCTCACTGAGTGATGAAAACAGACTATTGAACCTATTAATCTACAGGAATCCCCTTATGTGAAAAGAAC encodes:
- the LOC131043616 gene encoding uncharacterized protein LOC131043616; translated protein: MASGSISADERFANMIHRQQLLQKEDINQLTEAQSVSDAHEEFRRGLEVLVRDHFHTCMTLASCSSAHDSGINGRRDRINRFHEDHDDNEEEEGDQLVRRRRRSEMEEDLTDSSAARRHQSRILARWAARQAQEMITTMERQNRESELLALAGLHAVSMLDSSFLRESSASRSEGRVERPSTRASSLLQMWRELEEDQRADRARGRMRARMVHSEVPEIQREHIDDQTYHENAGVGGRDHTANTSSVNTLLHQSNQQMNVSQGGSDFSGDRQWMVNDQNDNEAPEAGHRHGEYRDWEERQLDSENVSREQSPELGEGETERVRQIVRGWMTENGITENSSNLTHGSGHRTELLGENERERVRLAREWVHTASQQRDVRGSRREQSQRHGVQPGLVRRQARQREVTQSGLVAEMEERAPEHVNRDALRLRGRQAFMDLLVRIGRERQRELQGLLEHRAVSEFAHRNRIQSLLRGRFLRTGPGTEEERPPSTAARELGQLRQRRTVSALRLENIVRGQAVNHSDGAGSNNSNIPGDSNFNTSRNDQSRLEELQNTLQDQSTMQESHQAGNGQDLGREMGEVEGDIGEVRRDAQEIDMEGVDGDSEEDTVQDVDRNWQENAEVERVQERLEGTEGELHRGWQDDSENADRDWQGDATQDVDREWQEGAIQDVNRDWQGNASQDVESDWHQDATQEVARDWQEHPSQREARAWQGIATRRQVNDFEPSEDTTAYNMELRELLGRRSVSTVLASEFRESLDQLIRSYVQRQGHNPVAWDLERPVQRTTNVQEEDPEPQEAESRNEGLTNVTNVPGLRPPPPPPPPPTQPLWQQGTAWATPVLPPPPQTTWSRHPLQRSDIEWEVVNDLRSEMTRIQQGMISMQRMLEACMDMQLELQRSVRQEVSAALNRSNEGQSVPDESIDGSKWVTVRKGMCCVCCDIHIDSLLYRCGHMCTCLKCANELLQNSGKCPMCRAPIVEVVRAYCVL